A single genomic interval of Novosphingobium ginsenosidimutans harbors:
- a CDS encoding dipeptidase yields the protein MRKRVWVPLAALALGAVGFFGIAPGYVEAGMNKIDGQPGIPVSAEAKALHQTLQIVDLHSDTLMWRRDLLKAADRGHEDLPRLQAGNVALQLFSSVTKTPRGQNYDGNSGETDNITPLVIAQLQPVRTWFSLTERSLFHGEKLDRAVANSGGKLAKVSDPASLDALLGARQAGKGPVGAMLTIEGLQSLGGQLANLDKLHAAGFRMASLSHFFDNDIAGSMHGVKKGGITPLGWQVVARMEELGIIIDIAHLSHQGVAELLPKVRRPVVSSHGGVQATCKTNRNLSDDEIRAVAKTGGIVGIGYWDGAICDTSPRAAAKAMKHVRDLVGISHVALGSDYDGATTVRFDTSGLVQVTQALLDEGFTPDEIRAVMGGNALRVIRAGIMPLNETTLP from the coding sequence ATGCGCAAACGGGTCTGGGTGCCGCTGGCCGCGCTGGCGCTGGGTGCGGTCGGCTTTTTCGGCATTGCCCCCGGCTATGTCGAAGCTGGCATGAACAAGATCGACGGCCAGCCTGGCATTCCCGTCAGCGCCGAGGCCAAGGCGCTGCACCAGACCTTACAGATCGTTGATCTCCATTCCGATACGCTGATGTGGCGGCGCGACCTGCTGAAAGCCGCCGACCGAGGCCACGAAGACCTGCCCCGGCTGCAAGCGGGCAACGTTGCGCTGCAGCTCTTCTCGAGTGTCACCAAGACCCCGCGCGGGCAGAACTATGATGGCAACTCGGGTGAGACTGACAACATTACCCCGCTGGTGATTGCCCAGCTCCAGCCGGTCCGGACCTGGTTCTCGCTGACCGAGCGGTCGCTTTTCCATGGCGAGAAGCTGGACAGGGCGGTCGCCAATTCGGGCGGCAAGCTGGCCAAGGTCAGTGATCCGGCCTCGCTCGACGCGCTGCTCGGGGCGCGGCAGGCAGGCAAGGGACCAGTCGGCGCCATGCTCACCATCGAAGGCCTGCAAAGCCTCGGAGGCCAGCTCGCAAACCTCGACAAGCTCCACGCCGCCGGCTTCCGGATGGCCAGCCTATCGCACTTCTTCGACAACGACATCGCCGGGTCGATGCACGGGGTGAAGAAGGGCGGGATCACGCCGCTCGGCTGGCAGGTCGTGGCGCGGATGGAAGAGCTGGGGATAATTATCGACATCGCCCACCTTTCGCACCAGGGCGTGGCCGAACTCCTGCCCAAGGTGCGCCGCCCGGTCGTTTCCAGCCACGGCGGGGTCCAGGCGACCTGCAAGACCAACCGCAACCTCTCCGATGACGAGATCCGCGCTGTCGCCAAGACCGGCGGGATCGTGGGCATCGGCTATTGGGACGGCGCAATCTGCGACACGTCCCCACGCGCCGCCGCCAAGGCGATGAAGCATGTCCGCGATCTGGTCGGCATTAGCCACGTGGCCCTCGGCAGCGACTATGACGGGGCGACCACCGTGCGGTTCGACACCAGCGGTCTCGTCCAGGTCACCCAGGCGCTGTTGGACGAAGGCTTTACGCCCGATGAAATTCGCGCGGTGATGGGCGGCAACGCCCTGCGCGTGATCCGCGCCGGGATCATGCCCTTGAACGAGACGACGCTGCCGTAA
- a CDS encoding dihydrofolate reductase, which translates to MKQREIFFVVAVAANGVIGNDGGMPWHLPADLRHFKALTTGKPMIMGRKTFESLPGLLPGRRHIVLTRDTDWAEEGAEVAHSPEEAIALANAPHIAVIGGAEIYHQFLPYADRIEWTEVAAEPTGDTRFPEFDRSQWTETAREEHPADGRLPGFAFVTLQRKPA; encoded by the coding sequence GTGAAACAGCGCGAAATCTTCTTCGTGGTCGCGGTTGCGGCCAATGGCGTGATCGGGAACGACGGAGGCATGCCTTGGCACCTTCCGGCTGACTTGCGGCATTTCAAGGCGCTGACCACGGGCAAGCCGATGATCATGGGCCGCAAGACCTTTGAATCGCTGCCTGGGCTGCTGCCCGGCCGCCGTCATATCGTGCTGACCCGCGATACCGACTGGGCCGAGGAAGGTGCGGAAGTTGCCCACTCGCCCGAAGAGGCAATTGCCCTTGCCAATGCGCCGCATATCGCGGTGATCGGTGGGGCAGAGATTTATCACCAGTTCCTGCCCTATGCCGACCGGATTGAATGGACCGAGGTGGCTGCCGAACCCACGGGTGACACGCGTTTCCCCGAATTCGACCGCAGCCAGTGGACCGAAACGGCGCGTGAGGAACACCCGGCGGATGGACGTTTGCCGGGGTTTGCTTTCGTCACCCTGCAACGTAAACCCGCCTGA
- a CDS encoding 5-(carboxyamino)imidazole ribonucleotide synthase has protein sequence MIPPGETIGILGGGQLGRMLAMAAARLGYRVHIFAPERDSIAADVAAQFTCAQWNDATALAAFAADCAVVTYEFENVPVAPLRALGDVALLPNARALEVAQDRLNEKRFVTDLGGRPAPFAAVDTAEDLAQALETIGSPGILKTRRDGYDGKGQWRIMADHDADGVVLTGQPLVYEGFVHFTAEFSVILCRAQDGTIVFWDSAENLHKGGILDRSTVPARADVAGQVPAARELAAKVAAALEYVGVLTLEFFATADGPVFNEMAPRVHNSGHWTIEGALTSQFENHVRAICGLPLGDPALAARGVEMWNLIGDEAHDWAPILSDPRNHLHLYGKAAARPGRKMGHVTRLTL, from the coding sequence TTGATCCCCCCGGGCGAAACGATCGGCATTCTCGGGGGCGGCCAGCTGGGCCGAATGCTGGCCATGGCTGCGGCGCGGCTGGGTTACCGGGTCCATATCTTCGCGCCCGAGCGCGATTCGATCGCGGCTGACGTCGCCGCGCAGTTCACCTGTGCCCAGTGGAACGATGCCACCGCCCTGGCCGCCTTTGCCGCCGACTGTGCCGTGGTAACCTATGAGTTCGAGAATGTGCCGGTCGCCCCGCTCAGGGCGCTCGGCGATGTCGCCCTGCTGCCGAATGCCCGCGCGCTGGAAGTGGCGCAGGACCGGCTGAACGAGAAGCGGTTCGTCACCGATCTTGGGGGCAGGCCCGCGCCCTTTGCAGCAGTCGATACGGCCGAAGACCTTGCCCAGGCGCTCGAAACCATCGGCTCGCCCGGCATCCTCAAGACCCGGCGCGATGGTTATGACGGCAAGGGCCAGTGGCGGATCATGGCTGATCACGATGCCGATGGCGTGGTGCTGACGGGCCAGCCGCTGGTCTATGAAGGCTTCGTCCACTTCACGGCGGAGTTCAGCGTGATCCTGTGCCGTGCCCAGGACGGCACGATCGTGTTCTGGGACAGCGCCGAAAACCTCCACAAGGGCGGCATCCTTGATCGCTCGACCGTGCCCGCCAGGGCGGATGTTGCGGGACAGGTACCGGCCGCGCGTGAACTGGCCGCCAAGGTGGCCGCGGCGCTCGAATACGTCGGAGTGCTGACGCTGGAGTTCTTCGCGACGGCTGACGGCCCCGTGTTCAATGAGATGGCCCCGCGGGTCCACAATTCCGGCCACTGGACTATCGAGGGCGCGCTCACCAGCCAGTTTGAGAACCATGTCCGCGCGATCTGCGGCCTGCCGCTGGGCGATCCGGCGCTGGCAGCGCGGGGCGTGGAGATGTGGAACCTGATCGGCGACGAGGCACATGACTGGGCCCCGATCCTGTCCGACCCACGCAACCACCTGCATCTCTACGGCAAGGCCGCCGCGCGCCCCGGCCGCAAGATGGGCCACGTCACCCGGCTGACCCTGTGA
- the purE gene encoding 5-(carboxyamino)imidazole ribonucleotide mutase, which translates to MSAPVAIVMGSQSDWATMKCAADALDKLGVAYDARIVSAHRTPQRLVAFAEGAADEGFKVIIAGAGGAAHLPGMVASMTHLPVLGVPVQSKALSGQDSLLSIVQMPAGIPVGTLAIGEAGATNAGLLAAAILATTDPALAEKIKAFRTAQSASVAERPS; encoded by the coding sequence ATGAGCGCACCTGTCGCCATCGTCATGGGCAGCCAGTCGGACTGGGCGACGATGAAGTGCGCCGCCGACGCGCTCGACAAGCTGGGCGTGGCTTATGACGCGCGGATCGTCTCGGCCCACCGCACCCCGCAGCGGCTGGTGGCCTTTGCCGAAGGTGCCGCCGATGAAGGCTTCAAGGTGATCATCGCCGGGGCTGGCGGTGCCGCACACCTGCCGGGCATGGTGGCCAGCATGACGCACCTGCCGGTGCTGGGCGTGCCGGTGCAGTCCAAGGCGCTGTCGGGCCAGGACAGCCTGCTCTCGATCGTGCAGATGCCCGCTGGCATCCCGGTCGGCACCCTGGCGATTGGCGAAGCCGGCGCAACCAATGCCGGGCTGCTCGCCGCCGCGATCCTGGCGACGACCGACCCGGCGCTGGCGGAAAAGATCAAGGCCTTCCGCACCGCGCAAAGCGCCAGCGTCGCCGAGCGACCGAGCTGA
- the gpmA gene encoding 2,3-diphosphoglycerate-dependent phosphoglycerate mutase, whose amino-acid sequence MPRLILVRHGQSQWNLENRFTGWWDVDLTAKGEEEARAAGALLKAKGMLPTLAFTSLQTRAIRTLHLALEAAGRVWIPETKDWRLNERHYGGLTGLDKAETAAKHGDEQVKIWRRSFDIPPPVLEDGSAFDLKADPRYAGIAIPSTESLKDTIARVLPYYEAAIAPALKAGEVVLVAAHGNSLRALVKHLSGISDADITGLEIPTGQPIVYELDDTLTALERYYLSER is encoded by the coding sequence TTGCCGCGCCTGATTCTCGTCCGTCATGGCCAGTCCCAGTGGAATCTCGAAAACCGCTTCACCGGCTGGTGGGATGTCGACCTGACCGCCAAGGGCGAGGAAGAGGCCCGCGCAGCTGGGGCGCTGCTGAAGGCGAAGGGCATGCTGCCGACACTGGCCTTCACTTCACTCCAGACCCGCGCGATTCGCACGCTGCACCTGGCACTGGAAGCCGCCGGCCGGGTCTGGATCCCCGAAACCAAGGACTGGCGGCTCAACGAGCGGCACTATGGCGGGCTGACCGGGCTCGACAAGGCCGAGACCGCTGCCAAGCACGGCGATGAGCAGGTCAAGATCTGGCGGCGCAGCTTCGACATTCCGCCGCCGGTGCTGGAAGACGGCTCTGCGTTCGATCTCAAGGCCGACCCGCGCTATGCCGGGATCGCGATCCCGTCGACCGAGAGCCTCAAGGACACTATCGCCCGCGTCCTGCCCTATTACGAGGCGGCGATTGCCCCGGCGCTGAAGGCGGGCGAGGTTGTGCTGGTGGCCGCGCACGGCAATTCGCTGCGCGCGCTGGTCAAGCACCTATCGGGCATTTCCGATGCCGACATCACCGGCCTGGAGATTCCGACTGGGCAGCCGATCGTCTATGAACTGGACGACACCCTGACCGCGCTTGAGCGCTATTACCTGTCGGAGCGTTGA
- a CDS encoding peptidase domain-containing ABC transporter: MQGPEFLNLTGARRTPYIAQSEAAECGLACIAMVAAFHGYETDLGTLRQRFSFSLKGATLKQLMEVAEAIGFNSRPLRGEIDDLAEVQLPAVLHWDLNHFVVLTKVSKGFGGERYHIHDPGRGALVVGREELSRRFTGIVLELLKSETFRPVIEQNKLKITQLWTSMNGLWPSLRQIFLLSLVLQLAALAAPFYMQIAIDTVFPSFDAGLLKVLALGFAGLALIQFATSWTRSLVLLTLNNALSYQVIVNLFRHLVRLPLPWFEKRHVGDIISRFGSTQPITAQLSQGLIASLIDGIMALITLSLMFVYAPVLSLLAIGALLAYIGLRLAFLQAMKLRNVNVITANAQENSTFIETIRGIAAIKAFGQEGNRQRLWQKKKAEAVNANIKLGRLTAGFDAGNQLVVGLENVLFVYLAIGMAFDAKITVGMLFAYQAYKRQFLDAGIRLVEQAINYNLLQVHLSRISDIALSKPENLAITHTGYDDTGQRHIPSIELRNVRFSYGVGEPEILKGINLRIEPGESVALVGPSGGGKTTLMKIMMGLLKPTYGEVLIDGQPLEAYGLARWRAQIGSVAQDDQLFAGTIAENIAFFDPEPDMARIEEAARTACIADDIDRLPMRYQTLVGDMGSVFSGGQKQRILLARAVYGQPTTLFFDEGTSHLDNQKQDEVLAAIHGLDVSAVMVAHRSSALAQCNRAITVFDGIVGKELLLEGAATNEGNDL; this comes from the coding sequence ATGCAGGGTCCGGAGTTCCTCAACCTTACTGGCGCGCGGCGCACGCCCTACATCGCCCAGAGCGAAGCAGCTGAGTGCGGCCTGGCCTGTATCGCCATGGTCGCGGCCTTTCATGGCTACGAGACTGACTTGGGCACGCTGCGCCAGCGCTTTTCGTTCTCGCTAAAGGGCGCAACGCTCAAGCAGTTGATGGAGGTGGCCGAAGCGATCGGCTTTAACAGTCGGCCGCTGCGGGGCGAGATCGATGACCTTGCCGAGGTCCAGCTGCCGGCCGTGCTGCACTGGGACCTTAACCACTTTGTCGTGCTGACCAAGGTGAGCAAGGGCTTTGGCGGCGAGCGCTATCATATCCACGATCCCGGCCGCGGCGCGCTGGTGGTCGGCCGCGAAGAGCTGTCGCGCCGTTTCACCGGGATCGTGCTCGAGCTTCTGAAGTCCGAGACCTTCCGCCCGGTGATTGAGCAGAACAAGCTCAAGATCACCCAGCTGTGGACCTCGATGAACGGCCTCTGGCCGAGCCTTCGGCAAATCTTCCTGCTCTCGCTGGTGCTGCAGCTGGCGGCGCTGGCGGCGCCTTTCTACATGCAGATCGCGATCGACACGGTCTTCCCAAGCTTCGATGCAGGGCTGCTCAAGGTCCTGGCACTGGGCTTTGCCGGCCTGGCGCTGATCCAGTTTGCAACCAGCTGGACCCGCTCGCTGGTGCTGCTTACCCTCAACAATGCGCTGTCCTACCAGGTCATCGTCAACCTGTTCCGCCATCTCGTCCGGCTGCCGCTGCCGTGGTTCGAGAAGCGGCACGTTGGCGATATCATCTCACGCTTCGGCTCGACCCAGCCCATCACCGCGCAGCTTTCACAAGGGCTGATCGCCTCGCTGATCGACGGGATCATGGCGCTGATCACGCTCTCGCTGATGTTTGTCTATGCGCCGGTCCTCAGCCTGCTCGCGATCGGCGCGCTGCTCGCTTACATCGGCCTTCGCCTCGCTTTCCTTCAGGCGATGAAGCTGCGCAACGTGAATGTCATCACGGCCAACGCGCAGGAAAACAGCACCTTTATCGAGACGATCCGCGGGATCGCCGCGATCAAGGCCTTTGGCCAGGAAGGCAATCGCCAGCGCCTGTGGCAGAAGAAAAAGGCCGAGGCCGTCAACGCCAATATCAAGCTGGGGCGCCTGACCGCCGGTTTTGACGCCGGCAACCAGCTGGTCGTAGGCCTGGAGAACGTGCTGTTCGTCTACCTGGCGATTGGCATGGCCTTCGATGCCAAGATCACGGTGGGCATGCTCTTCGCCTACCAGGCCTACAAGCGTCAGTTCCTTGATGCCGGGATCCGCCTGGTTGAGCAGGCGATCAACTACAACCTGTTGCAGGTCCACCTTTCGCGGATCTCGGACATTGCGCTGAGCAAGCCCGAGAACCTGGCTATCACGCACACCGGTTACGATGACACGGGCCAGCGCCACATCCCCTCGATCGAGCTGCGCAATGTCCGCTTCTCCTATGGAGTTGGTGAGCCAGAGATCCTGAAGGGCATCAACCTCAGGATCGAACCGGGCGAATCCGTCGCACTCGTTGGCCCCTCGGGCGGCGGCAAGACCACTCTCATGAAGATCATGATGGGGCTGCTCAAGCCCACCTACGGCGAGGTGCTGATCGATGGGCAGCCGCTGGAGGCCTATGGCCTCGCCCGCTGGCGCGCACAGATCGGCTCGGTCGCACAGGACGATCAGCTGTTTGCCGGCACGATCGCCGAGAACATCGCGTTCTTCGATCCCGAGCCCGACATGGCGCGGATCGAGGAAGCAGCGCGGACAGCTTGCATCGCAGACGACATCGACCGGCTGCCGATGCGCTACCAGACGCTGGTTGGGGACATGGGGTCGGTGTTCTCGGGCGGACAGAAGCAAAGGATCCTGCTGGCGCGAGCCGTTTATGGTCAACCCACCACCCTCTTCTTCGACGAGGGAACCTCGCATCTCGACAATCAAAAGCAGGATGAAGTCCTAGCTGCGATCCACGGCCTTGATGTGTCCGCCGTAATGGTTGCCCACCGATCAAGCGCGCTTGCTCAATGCAACCGCGCCATCACAGTTTTCGACGGTATCGTCGGAAAAGAGCTCCTATTGGAAGGAGCAGCTACAAACGAAGGGAACGATTTATGA
- a CDS encoding HlyD family efflux transporter periplasmic adaptor subunit — MASQTDRLYGEVILSQSVPTRILTAGIVGIVAAAGLFVGLGSYSRIETAKGVVVPAGQSSKVFALRPGVISTLLVREGDAVAAGQKLAIVSSDQPAEDGLRYTEEGVAALGAQEGLARDRIALAGDSAAQQRARLGASLDGLVQQQANLSRQLALQAQLVASSRNLFEQLGPVIEKGFVSKLEVERRRQSYINAQQQEAQLKTQLDNTATQIAQVEADLGRIVVERAAQVVDAKTALEGYRQQKSRLETERSYAINAPIAGRVTALQTATGRTVGGQVPLLTIIPEAVNLEADVYVASRAIGFVREGQEVRLLYDAFPYQRFGSFTGKIASVSRVIIAPNELDAPLRIEEPVYKVKVRLERQAIDAFGQQYPLQAGMTLTANVILDRLSFWDWLMAPLRAVTNRTS, encoded by the coding sequence ATGGCCAGCCAGACCGACCGGCTCTATGGTGAGGTAATCCTCAGCCAGTCAGTGCCGACGCGGATCTTGACCGCCGGCATCGTTGGCATTGTCGCAGCCGCAGGCCTGTTCGTTGGCCTGGGTAGCTACTCCCGGATCGAAACCGCCAAGGGCGTCGTTGTCCCCGCGGGCCAGTCGAGCAAGGTCTTTGCGCTGCGCCCAGGGGTGATCAGCACGCTCCTGGTGCGCGAGGGAGATGCGGTGGCGGCTGGCCAGAAACTCGCCATCGTCTCTTCCGATCAACCCGCGGAAGATGGCCTACGCTATACCGAGGAAGGCGTGGCCGCCCTCGGTGCCCAGGAAGGGCTTGCCCGCGACCGGATCGCGTTGGCAGGCGACAGTGCCGCGCAGCAGCGCGCCAGGCTTGGCGCGAGCCTTGATGGCTTGGTCCAGCAACAAGCGAACCTTTCGAGACAGCTGGCGCTGCAGGCGCAGTTGGTTGCCTCAAGCCGCAACCTGTTCGAGCAGCTTGGGCCGGTGATCGAAAAGGGCTTCGTCAGCAAGCTTGAGGTCGAGCGACGGCGGCAAAGCTACATCAATGCCCAGCAGCAGGAAGCCCAGCTCAAGACGCAGCTAGACAATACGGCAACGCAGATCGCCCAGGTTGAGGCCGACCTTGGGCGGATTGTGGTCGAGCGGGCGGCCCAGGTGGTTGACGCCAAGACCGCGCTTGAGGGCTATCGCCAGCAGAAGTCGCGGCTTGAGACCGAGCGCTCCTATGCGATCAACGCGCCGATTGCCGGCCGTGTAACCGCACTCCAGACCGCGACCGGGCGCACGGTTGGCGGGCAAGTGCCGCTGCTGACGATCATCCCGGAGGCGGTCAACCTTGAAGCCGATGTCTATGTCGCCTCGCGCGCGATCGGCTTTGTGAGGGAGGGCCAGGAAGTGCGCCTCCTCTACGACGCCTTCCCTTACCAGCGCTTTGGCAGCTTTACCGGCAAGATCGCTTCGGTCTCGCGGGTGATCATTGCCCCCAATGAGCTTGATGCGCCGCTGCGGATCGAAGAGCCGGTCTACAAGGTCAAGGTCCGGCTCGAGCGCCAGGCAATCGATGCCTTCGGTCAGCAGTATCCGCTCCAGGCCGGGATGACGCTTACCGCCAATGTAATCCTCGATCGGCTCAGTTTCTGGGACTGGCTTATGGCCCCCTTGCGGGCAGTCACCAATCGGACGTCGTGA
- a CDS encoding PilZ domain-containing protein, producing the protein MGAQNPQPLAHCGRRASSRLRVRLPAELIMLDGQGPAVIENISATGARISSKFVLRPGASCILRLAGLELFADVAWCAQGFIGLMFEEPLAQDRLIALRNLDPADLANDRAARQDWARGFVNGTVGRRC; encoded by the coding sequence ATGGGCGCGCAGAATCCCCAACCCCTCGCACATTGCGGCCGCCGCGCGAGTTCGCGGCTGCGCGTGCGGCTGCCGGCGGAGTTGATCATGCTGGATGGCCAGGGGCCAGCGGTCATCGAGAATATCTCGGCCACCGGAGCGCGGATTTCATCGAAATTCGTGCTGCGTCCCGGAGCGTCCTGCATCCTGCGCCTGGCGGGCCTGGAGCTGTTTGCCGATGTCGCCTGGTGCGCGCAAGGGTTCATCGGCCTGATGTTCGAAGAGCCACTGGCACAGGACCGGCTGATCGCCCTGCGCAACCTCGATCCCGCCGATCTCGCCAACGATCGCGCCGCCAGACAGGACTGGGCGCGCGGCTTCGTCAACGGCACAGTCGGCCGCCGATGCTGA
- a CDS encoding GNAT family N-acetyltransferase: MTTGRAVKHQEHDMTEVTITRHGSDQAGEYHAHVAGETAIGRLTWVMHGPVRAAEHTLVRPEIGGRGVAAKLVDALIADAREQGFKVDPVCSYVAAQFKRHPEWADLRAD; encoded by the coding sequence ATGACGACAGGCCGCGCCGTCAAGCATCAGGAACACGACATGACCGAAGTGACTATAACCCGCCACGGATCGGACCAGGCTGGCGAGTACCATGCGCATGTGGCGGGCGAGACCGCAATCGGGCGGCTGACCTGGGTCATGCACGGCCCTGTCCGCGCGGCCGAGCATACCCTGGTGCGGCCCGAAATCGGTGGCCGGGGGGTCGCCGCCAAGCTGGTCGATGCCCTGATCGCCGATGCCCGCGAACAGGGATTCAAGGTCGATCCGGTTTGCAGCTATGTCGCTGCACAGTTCAAAAGACACCCGGAATGGGCCGACTTGCGCGCGGACTAG
- a CDS encoding threonine aldolase family protein, whose amino-acid sequence MQFLSDNAASVHPALWRAMQAADAPDAPYDGDALSQRLDAAFGEVFGRDCAVLWAATGTSANCLTLASMVQPHGGVVCHREAHIEVDEGGAPGFYLHGAKLMLAEGEGAKLTPAAIAGVIDPIRNDVHQVQPHAVSITQASEYGRAYQPAEMAAIGAYCTERGLRLHVDGARFGNAVAFLGCTPWEACQGAAALSFGMIKNGGMSAEALVFFDTGLADVARYRRKRAGHLQSKGRYLAAQLLAMLQDDLWLANARHANAAAQELASAAHDRLLHPVEANEVFLRLTGPEREALRAQGFSFYDWGDDAARMVTAWNSPMEHVTALARAIAAL is encoded by the coding sequence ATGCAGTTCCTCTCCGACAATGCCGCCTCGGTCCATCCCGCGCTATGGCGGGCGATGCAGGCGGCGGATGCCCCCGATGCGCCCTATGATGGCGATGCGCTGAGCCAACGGCTCGATGCGGCCTTTGGCGAGGTCTTCGGGCGCGACTGCGCGGTGCTCTGGGCGGCGACCGGCACTTCGGCCAATTGCCTGACGCTGGCGAGCATGGTCCAGCCGCATGGCGGCGTGGTCTGCCACCGCGAGGCCCATATCGAGGTCGACGAGGGCGGGGCGCCCGGCTTTTACCTTCACGGTGCCAAGCTGATGCTGGCCGAGGGCGAGGGGGCCAAACTGACGCCTGCGGCCATCGCCGGGGTGATCGATCCGATCCGCAACGATGTCCACCAGGTCCAGCCGCACGCCGTCTCGATCACCCAGGCCAGCGAATATGGCCGGGCTTACCAGCCGGCCGAAATGGCCGCGATTGGCGCCTATTGTACCGAGCGCGGCCTGCGGCTGCACGTCGATGGCGCGCGGTTCGGCAACGCCGTGGCCTTTCTCGGCTGCACACCGTGGGAAGCCTGCCAGGGCGCGGCGGCGCTCAGCTTCGGCATGATCAAGAATGGCGGGATGAGCGCCGAGGCCCTGGTCTTCTTCGATACGGGCCTCGCCGATGTCGCCCGCTATCGCCGCAAGCGCGCCGGGCACCTGCAATCGAAGGGTCGCTATCTCGCCGCCCAGCTGCTTGCCATGCTTCAGGATGACCTGTGGCTGGCGAACGCCCGCCACGCCAATGCCGCGGCGCAGGAGCTGGCCAGCGCGGCGCATGACCGCTTGCTGCACCCGGTCGAAGCCAACGAGGTGTTCCTGCGGCTGACCGGGCCGGAGCGCGAGGCGCTGCGGGCCCAAGGCTTCTCTTTCTATGACTGGGGTGATGACGCCGCGCGCATGGTGACGGCCTGGAACAGCCCGATGGAGCATGTCACGGCCTTGGCCCGCGCGATTGCAGCGCTATGA
- a CDS encoding DMT family transporter, producing MSGVTLTPRSIAAFIFLALVWGSTWLVIKDQISEVPSAWSVVWRFILAATAMAAFALLRRERLRLTGREQAVAIAMGVFQFSVNFQLIYQSEHYLTSGLVAVVFALMIVPNAILARLVLGAALTRRFVAGSAIALAGIALLMLHEYRIAPPNSGVTTGVLLVTGAILSVSVGNLLQATTTARGVPVVSLMAWGMLWGIVASASYAIVAVGAPVLDPRPAYLAGIAYLGLVGSALTFPLYSQLIRDWGPGPAAYNGVAVPVVAMILSTLFEGYQWSLLAGAGAVLAMAGLLVALSGRK from the coding sequence ATGAGCGGCGTGACGCTGACGCCGCGTTCGATCGCGGCCTTTATCTTCCTGGCGCTGGTCTGGGGTTCGACCTGGCTGGTGATCAAGGATCAGATCAGCGAAGTGCCGTCGGCGTGGTCGGTGGTCTGGCGGTTCATTCTGGCAGCGACGGCGATGGCGGCCTTTGCCCTGTTGCGGCGCGAGCGGCTGCGCCTGACCGGGCGTGAGCAGGCTGTGGCGATCGCCATGGGGGTGTTCCAGTTCAGCGTGAACTTCCAGCTTATCTACCAGTCCGAACATTATCTCACCTCGGGCCTGGTGGCAGTGGTCTTCGCACTGATGATCGTGCCCAACGCGATCCTCGCGCGGCTGGTGCTGGGGGCGGCATTGACGCGGCGCTTCGTGGCAGGATCGGCCATTGCCCTCGCGGGCATCGCCCTGCTGATGCTCCACGAATACCGGATCGCCCCGCCGAACAGCGGTGTTACGACCGGGGTGCTGCTGGTGACGGGCGCGATCCTGTCGGTCTCGGTCGGCAATCTCCTCCAGGCAACCACAACCGCTCGCGGCGTGCCGGTGGTGTCGCTGATGGCCTGGGGGATGCTCTGGGGTATCGTGGCCAGCGCCAGCTATGCGATTGTCGCGGTCGGCGCGCCGGTGCTCGATCCGCGCCCAGCCTATCTGGCGGGGATTGCCTACCTCGGCCTGGTCGGCTCGGCGCTGACCTTCCCGCTCTATTCGCAGCTGATCCGCGACTGGGGACCGGGTCCGGCGGCCTATAACGGCGTTGCCGTGCCGGTGGTGGCAATGATCCTCTCGACCTTGTTTGAAGGCTACCAGTGGAGCCTGCTGGCCGGCGCCGGTGCGGTACTGGCGATGGCTGGACTGCTGGTTGCGCTGTCAGGCCGGAAGTAG